The following coding sequences lie in one Haloterrigena sp. KLK7 genomic window:
- the pyk gene encoding pyruvate kinase, which produces MRNVKIVCTLGPASNDGETIRELVTAGMSVARLNASHGSREDHAELIDRIRTVDEERAGSVAVMLDMQGPEIRTAPLAEGETVTLEAGSEVRFVEGTEATPETIGLSLSIDTVEPGDRILLDDGLIETTVLENDGNAVRARVDTGGDLGGRKGVNIPGVDLDLDIVTESDREVLELAAEKDVDFVAASFVRDAEDVYEVSEVLEEQGVDIPIIAKIERTGAVENLDEIIDAAYGAMVARGDLGVECPMEDVPMVQKRIIRKCREEGSPVITATEMLDSMVHARRPTRAEASDVANAVLDGTDAVMLSAETAIGDHPVAVVDAMDRIIRQVEKSDEYAELLEQRIPAAGEAQTDALARSARFLARDIGADAVVAATESGYTALKTAKYRPDVPVVASTPSQEVRRRLALTWGVTPLYAPVSGQGADAVVEKAVQAALNAGAAESGDTVIVLCGMMTDLEGTNTTNMLKVHVAAEALTTGRVIVEGRVTNSVTRLSDGDLSNVADGSILALPADFDGEFTGDTSLIDGIISAEQAMTSYPAMVARELEIPMITGADVQDIGDGNTVTLDAERGIVYSGDILEDTR; this is translated from the coding sequence ATGAGGAATGTGAAGATCGTTTGCACACTCGGACCTGCGTCGAACGACGGGGAGACGATCCGAGAACTCGTCACAGCCGGCATGTCCGTTGCGCGGCTGAACGCGAGCCATGGGTCCCGTGAGGATCACGCGGAACTAATCGACCGCATTCGCACGGTCGACGAGGAGCGAGCGGGATCCGTTGCGGTCATGCTCGACATGCAAGGGCCGGAGATTCGGACTGCACCGCTGGCCGAGGGTGAGACGGTGACGCTGGAGGCCGGCTCCGAGGTCCGGTTCGTCGAGGGAACGGAGGCGACTCCGGAGACCATCGGCCTCTCACTGTCGATCGACACCGTCGAACCGGGCGATCGCATCCTGCTGGATGACGGACTCATCGAGACGACCGTCCTGGAAAACGACGGTAACGCGGTTCGCGCACGGGTCGACACCGGGGGCGATTTGGGCGGCCGGAAGGGCGTGAATATCCCCGGCGTTGATCTCGATCTCGACATCGTCACCGAATCCGATCGCGAGGTCCTCGAGCTGGCCGCCGAGAAGGACGTCGACTTCGTCGCGGCGAGTTTCGTCCGCGACGCCGAAGACGTCTACGAGGTCAGCGAAGTGCTCGAGGAGCAGGGCGTCGATATTCCGATCATCGCGAAGATCGAACGCACCGGTGCGGTGGAGAACTTGGACGAGATCATTGACGCTGCCTACGGCGCGATGGTCGCTCGCGGGGATCTGGGTGTGGAGTGTCCGATGGAGGACGTCCCGATGGTCCAGAAACGAATCATTCGGAAGTGCCGCGAGGAGGGGTCACCGGTGATCACGGCCACGGAGATGCTCGACTCGATGGTTCACGCCCGGCGGCCGACCCGCGCCGAGGCCTCGGACGTCGCGAACGCCGTCCTCGACGGCACCGACGCGGTGATGCTGTCAGCTGAGACCGCCATCGGCGACCACCCCGTCGCCGTCGTCGATGCCATGGACAGAATCATCCGCCAGGTCGAAAAGTCCGACGAGTATGCCGAGTTACTCGAGCAGCGCATCCCAGCGGCAGGTGAAGCGCAGACGGACGCGCTGGCTCGCTCGGCGCGGTTCCTGGCGCGGGACATCGGTGCAGACGCGGTCGTCGCCGCGACAGAATCCGGCTATACAGCGCTAAAGACGGCGAAGTATCGGCCGGACGTGCCAGTCGTCGCCTCGACGCCGAGTCAGGAAGTACGCCGCCGACTCGCACTGACATGGGGGGTAACGCCACTGTATGCGCCCGTGTCGGGCCAGGGTGCCGATGCTGTCGTCGAGAAGGCAGTCCAAGCGGCACTGAACGCCGGCGCTGCTGAAAGCGGAGACACCGTCATCGTTCTCTGTGGGATGATGACTGATCTCGAGGGAACGAACACGACGAACATGCTCAAAGTCCACGTCGCGGCCGAGGCGCTGACGACCGGGCGGGTCATCGTCGAGGGTCGAGTCACTAACTCCGTCACTCGCCTCTCGGACGGTGACCTTTCGAATGTCGCAGACGGGTCAATCCTCGCGCTGCCCGCCGACTTTGATGGAGAGTTCACCGGTGACACGAGCCTCATTGATGGGATT